Proteins encoded in a region of the Rhodothermales bacterium genome:
- a CDS encoding DUF493 family protein: MQQPPQQNQEWWDRFQALLDEKVAWPNEYMFKFIVPSAGVDDVRALFGQEQPIELRPSSKGNYVSVTTLIRVATSAEVIDVYTRAARIEKIILL, from the coding sequence ATGCAGCAGCCTCCACAACAGAACCAGGAATGGTGGGATCGTTTTCAGGCGCTACTGGATGAAAAAGTAGCATGGCCGAACGAGTATATGTTCAAGTTCATCGTCCCAAGCGCTGGCGTGGACGACGTCCGCGCCCTGTTCGGCCAAGAACAGCCCATCGAATTGCGTCCATCGAGTAAGGGGAACTACGTGAGTGTGACAACGCTCATTCGGGTGGCCACCAGCGCCGAAGTCATCGACGTCTATACCCGCGCCGCCCGGATCGAAAAAATCATCCTTTTATAG